A portion of the Edaphobacter lichenicola genome contains these proteins:
- a CDS encoding carboxypeptidase-like regulatory domain-containing protein → MFRYVLALTFVAICPTVVNAQVVGGTISGVVLDTGGAIVSGANVTIRNEETGGERHLTSDAAGAYAAPSIPIGVYTISVTEDGFAPQTRKDVSLTVGQATRVDITLHPGNVSEQITVTDAPAAVNLTTQQVSGLVDERQVKDLPLNGRSYDQLLTLNPATVNYTAQRSGSVGTSNSSVGNMFAISGRRPQDNLYLLNGVEYTGASLINVTPGGTSGQLLGVDAVREFNAVSDTYSSSYGKRQGAQISIVTASGTNTVHGAAYEFLRNSFFDARNYFDQARIPEFQRNNYGGSLGGPLRHNRFFLFGNYEGYRQNLGITDVTLVPDTQARQGFLPNPANPGGPRKNYGVAPGVAPLLNLWPSQNGPELVDANGNPTGIGESFSSPTQHIREDFGTTRFDANLGSRDLLFGVYTVDDSTANTPTQNPFSLIDESLREQVISIQEQHVFSAHLLNTARIGFSRASFFFLGSIPDSIQAETPGFIAGKPTGAIVIAGSTASNGSSQITGAGVNVGSNNATTRNLYTLDDHVFYSRGHHQIEAGVWLQRLQSNDNLAQNQYGQASFATLTTFLQGTVKTFTVVPSPTPLNWVSFMGAGYLEDTWQVLPTLELRAGIRIESTNGWNEAHDRASRYGFTNGVINSTPSTGGSALTDNRATFLPEPRVGFAWNVFGDAKTSLRGAFGLHHSLLDNLDYRLDQAAPFNTTLSYSNVPVSSPTSGPQGLISPSNIQTDISTPTVLSYTLRVEQQLDSTTSLTIAYVGSHGYHQILSEDQNEPASIICSPDSECPTGATAGTIYFPTTVKANPQVANTTSWVSSGSSNYNALEADVRRNVSRDLQFRVNYTYARNLDNGSAWNTSVSANTPAFVSYPGNPGLDYGPAATDIRHLVAINGTYQLPIGRGHALLSSASAILDRAVSGWSLSTIASLQSGFPFSPQLGYNPTGSGDTRNPIRPNANSAFTGSLYTHGGTAARAAQFFKPNAFSAPVYGTVGNLGRDTLTGPGYADWDLSLVKATQISEKTRLQFRAEFFNVVNHTNLQTPNEVVYSSGPTQGSTANQTAAVVQSPTAGVVTAAATSRQIQLGLKFLF, encoded by the coding sequence ATGTTTCGTTACGTCCTTGCTCTTACATTTGTTGCAATCTGCCCAACGGTCGTGAACGCGCAGGTTGTTGGTGGCACGATCAGTGGTGTTGTGCTGGACACTGGCGGAGCGATTGTGTCTGGTGCTAACGTCACGATTCGAAATGAGGAGACGGGAGGCGAAAGACATCTGACCTCTGATGCCGCAGGAGCTTACGCGGCGCCTTCGATACCGATTGGTGTTTATACGATTTCTGTGACAGAAGATGGCTTTGCGCCTCAAACCCGCAAGGATGTCTCGCTGACCGTCGGTCAGGCTACTCGTGTCGACATCACGTTACATCCTGGCAATGTTTCGGAACAAATAACCGTGACGGATGCTCCGGCTGCAGTCAACCTGACGACGCAGCAGGTCTCAGGACTAGTGGATGAGCGCCAGGTTAAGGATCTTCCGTTGAATGGCCGCTCGTACGATCAGTTACTCACTCTCAATCCAGCTACAGTCAATTACACTGCTCAACGCAGCGGATCGGTTGGAACTTCTAACTCTTCTGTAGGGAATATGTTCGCGATCTCGGGGCGGCGTCCCCAGGACAACCTCTACCTCCTCAATGGCGTGGAGTATACAGGGGCTTCGCTGATTAACGTGACGCCGGGTGGGACGAGTGGACAGTTGTTGGGCGTCGATGCCGTCCGCGAGTTCAATGCCGTCAGCGACACCTACTCGTCCAGCTATGGAAAGCGACAGGGAGCCCAGATCTCAATTGTCACCGCTTCGGGCACAAATACGGTACACGGGGCAGCGTATGAATTTCTTCGGAACTCGTTCTTCGATGCACGGAACTACTTTGATCAGGCTCGTATTCCTGAGTTTCAACGGAATAATTATGGAGGCTCGCTGGGTGGACCACTTCGCCACAATCGCTTTTTTCTCTTTGGAAATTATGAGGGGTATCGCCAAAATCTCGGGATTACGGATGTGACTCTCGTTCCCGATACGCAGGCTCGACAAGGATTTCTTCCCAATCCCGCCAATCCTGGGGGCCCGCGCAAGAACTACGGTGTTGCTCCCGGAGTCGCACCGCTATTGAATTTGTGGCCATCGCAGAATGGTCCAGAACTAGTTGACGCGAACGGCAATCCCACTGGTATAGGAGAGTCTTTTTCGAGCCCGACCCAGCACATCCGTGAGGACTTTGGAACAACGCGCTTCGATGCAAATCTTGGGTCACGCGATCTGCTGTTTGGGGTTTACACGGTTGATGATTCAACCGCAAATACGCCGACACAGAATCCGTTTTCGTTGATCGATGAATCTCTTCGTGAACAAGTTATCAGCATTCAGGAGCAGCATGTTTTTTCTGCGCACCTGCTCAACACGGCACGCATCGGATTTTCTCGTGCGAGTTTCTTTTTTCTTGGGAGCATACCTGATTCAATCCAGGCCGAGACTCCCGGCTTCATCGCGGGCAAGCCAACAGGTGCAATTGTCATCGCTGGATCAACTGCTTCAAACGGCTCCTCGCAGATTACGGGCGCTGGTGTGAATGTCGGGTCGAACAATGCAACTACTCGCAATCTCTACACACTGGACGATCATGTTTTTTACTCACGGGGCCACCATCAGATCGAAGCCGGCGTCTGGCTGCAACGACTTCAGTCGAACGACAATTTAGCTCAGAATCAATACGGGCAGGCATCGTTCGCTACACTAACGACTTTTCTCCAGGGGACTGTAAAGACTTTCACAGTTGTTCCATCGCCTACACCGCTCAATTGGGTTAGCTTTATGGGAGCAGGTTATCTTGAGGACACCTGGCAGGTTCTGCCCACGCTCGAACTTCGTGCCGGCATTCGTATTGAGTCGACGAATGGCTGGAACGAGGCGCATGACCGGGCCTCTCGCTATGGGTTCACCAATGGCGTCATTAATAGCACACCGTCAACTGGAGGCTCTGCGCTCACGGATAATCGCGCAACGTTTCTTCCGGAGCCTCGTGTTGGTTTTGCGTGGAATGTTTTTGGTGACGCTAAGACCAGCCTTCGTGGCGCATTCGGTTTGCACCACTCTCTGCTTGATAATCTCGACTATCGTCTCGATCAAGCGGCGCCTTTCAATACGACACTTTCTTATTCAAATGTACCGGTTTCCAGTCCTACGAGCGGGCCACAGGGTCTGATCTCGCCATCAAATATACAAACTGACATTTCGACCCCTACCGTGCTGTCTTATACGCTTCGGGTGGAACAACAATTGGATAGTACGACTTCGTTGACTATTGCTTATGTTGGCTCGCATGGATACCACCAGATTCTTTCAGAAGATCAGAACGAACCCGCCTCTATCATCTGCTCGCCGGACAGTGAATGTCCAACGGGCGCGACGGCGGGAACGATCTATTTCCCCACTACGGTAAAAGCGAATCCGCAAGTTGCCAATACGACCTCATGGGTGTCGAGTGGGTCAAGCAACTACAATGCACTCGAGGCCGATGTTCGGCGAAATGTGTCACGTGACCTACAGTTTCGCGTCAACTATACGTATGCGCGGAATCTTGATAACGGTTCAGCGTGGAATACAAGCGTCTCGGCGAATACTCCAGCGTTTGTTTCTTACCCAGGAAATCCGGGTCTCGATTATGGACCGGCGGCAACCGACATTCGACACCTGGTTGCCATCAATGGCACGTATCAACTGCCTATTGGTCGAGGACATGCCCTCTTATCCTCTGCATCGGCAATTTTAGATCGCGCTGTCTCCGGGTGGAGTCTAAGTACGATCGCAAGTCTTCAGAGCGGATTCCCATTCAGTCCCCAGCTTGGATATAACCCCACCGGTTCTGGTGACACCCGCAATCCTATTCGTCCGAATGCGAATTCTGCATTCACGGGTAGCCTTTATACGCACGGTGGTACCGCTGCTCGTGCTGCTCAGTTTTTCAAGCCGAATGCTTTCTCGGCGCCTGTTTATGGCACTGTCGGCAACCTGGGGCGGGATACTCTTACCGGGCCTGGTTATGCCGACTGGGATCTCTCGCTTGTCAAGGCCACTCAGATCAGTGAGAAGACGCGGCTTCAGTTTCGCGCGGAGTTCTTCAACGTAGTCAATCATACGAATTTGCAAACCCCGAACGAGGTGGTTTATTCGTCCGGTCCGACGCAAGGAAGTACTGCTAACCAAACCGCAGCGGTGGTTCAGAGCCCCACAGCGGGGGTAGTTACTGCAGCAGCTACTAGTCGCCAGATTCAGCTTGGTCTTAAATTCTTGTTTTAG